The following are encoded in a window of Mycobacteroides chelonae CCUG 47445 genomic DNA:
- a CDS encoding GntR family transcriptional regulator gives MSRTFRYRRLINELRANRSGHDQTSVLDGLRRAILDGAAPPGSMIPINEVADTYQISPIPVREALKTLVAEGLVNHRANGGYRVAQLTLPELREIYFTRGVLERAALAQAAALATSEDLDRALAEHELLQQATVEGDARAFHLHSRRFHRALVTPCGMHRLLHMFEATWNLTEPFQVMRTVSASDQLQLHADHEAMITAVARRDTEALLAVASTHHDRLESAIVSAAGQLDVIVDT, from the coding sequence ATGTCACGTACGTTCCGCTACCGGAGGCTGATCAACGAGCTGCGCGCCAATCGGTCCGGGCATGACCAGACGAGTGTGCTCGACGGGCTGCGGCGGGCCATCCTGGACGGTGCCGCGCCGCCGGGCTCGATGATCCCCATCAACGAGGTGGCCGACACGTACCAGATCAGCCCGATCCCGGTGCGGGAAGCACTCAAGACCCTTGTCGCCGAAGGACTTGTCAATCATCGGGCCAATGGCGGATACCGGGTGGCTCAGCTCACGCTGCCGGAACTTCGTGAGATCTATTTCACCCGAGGCGTTCTCGAGCGTGCCGCGCTGGCACAGGCCGCGGCGCTGGCTACCTCGGAGGACCTGGATCGAGCGCTGGCCGAACACGAGCTGCTGCAACAGGCGACCGTCGAGGGTGATGCACGGGCCTTTCACCTGCATTCCCGGCGTTTTCACCGCGCCCTGGTGACCCCTTGCGGTATGCATCGCCTGTTGCACATGTTCGAGGCCACGTGGAATCTGACCGAGCCGTTTCAGGTGATGCGGACGGTATCGGCGTCGGATCAACTGCAGCTGCATGCCGACCATGAGGCGATGATCACAGCGGTGGCAAGGCGCGATACCGAGGCCCTGCTCGCAGTGGCGAGCACGCATCACGACCGCTTGGAGTCGGCGATAGTCTCTGCCGCAGGGCAATTGGATGTGATCGTCGATACGTAG
- a CDS encoding aspartate/glutamate racemase family protein: MRIRVINPNTTEAMTKAIGAVAESAAWPGTSITAVNPAMGPVSIESHYDEALSVPGVLAEIRRAEIEGADGYVLACFGDPGLDAARELATGPVLGIAEAAMHMASHLGRGFSVVTTLERTAGRAWDLAERYGMSRFCRGVHGCDIAVLDLETNPQTKDILIELCRRAARDDGSEVIVLGCAGMAGLCRDISAEIGLPVIDGVAAAVNLVQSLVSMGLRKSGHGEFAAPPVKPYAGLLDSFGSIPAG, encoded by the coding sequence ATGCGGATACGCGTCATCAATCCCAATACCACCGAGGCCATGACGAAGGCCATCGGGGCGGTGGCCGAATCGGCGGCCTGGCCGGGAACCAGCATCACCGCCGTCAACCCGGCGATGGGGCCGGTATCGATAGAGAGCCATTACGACGAGGCGTTGAGTGTGCCCGGTGTGCTGGCCGAAATCCGCCGCGCCGAAATCGAAGGCGCCGACGGGTATGTACTCGCATGCTTCGGCGATCCCGGCCTCGATGCCGCCCGGGAACTTGCCACCGGCCCGGTGCTCGGTATCGCCGAGGCCGCCATGCACATGGCCAGTCACCTGGGCCGGGGGTTCAGTGTGGTCACCACGCTGGAACGCACCGCCGGGCGCGCCTGGGATCTGGCCGAACGCTATGGGATGTCACGTTTCTGCCGGGGCGTGCACGGTTGCGATATCGCGGTGCTGGACTTGGAAACCAATCCCCAGACCAAGGACATTCTCATAGAACTATGCCGCCGCGCGGCCCGCGACGACGGCAGCGAGGTGATCGTGCTGGGCTGCGCGGGAATGGCCGGGCTGTGCCGGGATATCTCGGCGGAGATCGGACTCCCGGTAATCGATGGCGTGGCGGCCGCGGTGAACCTGGTGCAATCGTTGGTGTCGATGGGCCTGCGTAAATCCGGGCACGGCGAGTTCGCCGCACCTCCGGTCAAACCCTATGCCGGACTATTGGATTCGTTCGGGTCGATACCGGCGGGGTGA
- the puuE gene encoding allantoinase PuuE, producing MVGYGRTPPHPRWPGEARIAVQFVLNYEEGAENNVLDGSAGSETFLSEMVPAEAFPNRHMSMESLYEYGSRAGLWRVLRVFERRGLPLTVFAVAQALQRNPEAVAAFGELGHEIACHGLRWQSYQLVSPDIEREHMAQAVQIVRDLTGAAPLGWYTGRDSPQTRQLVVEHGGFTYDSDSYADDLPYWVRVPAHGGVIDHLVVPYTLDTNDMRFASPAGFPSGEQFFTHLRDAFDCLYAEGEAGSPKMLSVGLHCRLVGRPARTVALERFLDHVQAHEGVWIARRLDIAEHWRRIHPAGIDPNESNSPA from the coding sequence ATGGTGGGTTACGGGCGCACGCCGCCACACCCGCGCTGGCCCGGCGAGGCGCGGATCGCGGTGCAGTTCGTGCTCAACTACGAAGAGGGCGCGGAAAACAACGTCCTGGATGGCTCGGCGGGGTCGGAGACGTTTCTCTCGGAGATGGTCCCGGCCGAGGCATTCCCCAACCGGCACATGAGCATGGAATCGCTGTACGAATACGGCTCACGGGCCGGTCTCTGGCGCGTCTTGAGGGTCTTCGAGCGCCGTGGCCTGCCGCTGACCGTCTTCGCGGTGGCGCAGGCGTTGCAGCGCAATCCGGAGGCGGTGGCCGCGTTCGGTGAGCTTGGGCACGAGATTGCCTGTCACGGGCTGCGCTGGCAGTCCTATCAGTTGGTGTCGCCGGATATCGAACGTGAGCACATGGCGCAGGCGGTTCAGATCGTGCGCGATCTCACTGGCGCTGCGCCTCTGGGGTGGTACACGGGGCGAGACTCCCCACAGACCCGGCAGCTAGTGGTCGAGCACGGGGGGTTCACCTACGACTCCGACTCGTACGCCGACGATCTGCCGTACTGGGTTCGGGTGCCCGCTCACGGCGGTGTGATCGACCACCTGGTGGTGCCCTACACCCTGGACACGAATGACATGCGGTTCGCCTCACCGGCCGGATTCCCCAGTGGGGAACAATTTTTCACCCATCTGCGTGATGCCTTCGATTGTCTGTACGCCGAGGGGGAGGCGGGCAGCCCGAAGATGCTGTCGGTGGGTTTACATTGCCGGCTGGTGGGCCGGCCGGCGCGCACGGTTGCGCTCGAGCGGTTTCTCGACCACGTACAAGCTCATGAGGGGGTGTGGATCGCCAGACGACTCGACATCGCCGAGCATTGGCGCCGGATTCACCCCGCCGGTATCGACCCGAACGAATCCAATAGTCCGGCATAG
- a CDS encoding NCS1 family nucleobase:cation symporter-1 has protein sequence MRTIVGGPIHRIESRSGGSILIRENIVSAQHGGNTGRLVSGVTSFPGWSTFGGGCVSGTLTAEAIAPTGGHGAAGESVIKPGYDPALTNGDLAPLRTQNWTSYNFFAFWMSDVHSVGGYVFAGSLFALGISASQVLLALLVGIVAVYWLCNLVARPSQQTGVPYPVTTRIAFGVRGANLPAVIRGLIAVAWYGIQTYLASTAFVLLAVKFEPSLGRYANADEYGFLGLSFLGWGGFLLMWVLQAAVFWNGMEAIRKFIDFCGPAVYAVMLALALYLVVAAGWENVHFGLASGPPKTGFAAAATVLSAIALVVSYFSGPMLNFGDFSRYGRTFDEVKRGNFLGLPLNFLFFAVLAVCTVSAGATVIGRGEDGAIITDPVLIVDKINNTTAAVLGVLTFAIATIGINIVANFVSPAFDFSNLAPTRISWRAGGMIAAVGSILITPWNLYNNPNTIHYTLDILGAVIGPLFGVLIADFYLVRGRTVIVDDLFTLSPSGAYYYRGGINPVAVTATVVGAAVAIATVIWGSAYLAAFTWFVGAGIGFAVYLLGMRYTPRHLIYGR, from the coding sequence GTGCGCACGATAGTAGGCGGCCCGATTCACCGCATCGAATCACGTTCCGGTGGATCGATTCTGATCCGGGAAAATATTGTTTCCGCGCAACACGGTGGCAACACCGGCCGCTTAGTTTCGGGTGTCACCAGCTTTCCTGGCTGGTCGACATTCGGAGGAGGTTGTGTGAGCGGCACACTCACGGCTGAGGCCATCGCCCCGACCGGCGGACACGGTGCTGCCGGGGAAAGTGTGATCAAGCCCGGCTATGACCCGGCGTTGACCAATGGCGACCTGGCACCGCTGCGGACTCAGAATTGGACCAGCTACAACTTCTTTGCGTTCTGGATGTCCGATGTACACAGTGTCGGCGGCTACGTCTTCGCGGGAAGTCTTTTCGCGCTGGGAATCTCAGCATCGCAGGTGCTGCTCGCACTGCTGGTCGGCATCGTGGCGGTGTACTGGCTGTGCAACCTGGTGGCGCGCCCTTCGCAACAGACCGGGGTGCCCTACCCGGTGACCACGCGCATCGCGTTCGGAGTGCGCGGCGCCAATCTTCCGGCCGTGATCCGCGGACTCATCGCCGTGGCCTGGTATGGCATTCAAACCTATTTGGCATCAACGGCCTTCGTGCTTCTGGCGGTGAAGTTCGAGCCCTCGCTGGGCCGCTACGCCAATGCCGACGAGTATGGCTTTCTGGGTCTGTCTTTCCTTGGCTGGGGCGGCTTCCTGCTGATGTGGGTACTGCAGGCCGCAGTCTTCTGGAACGGCATGGAGGCGATACGTAAATTCATCGACTTCTGCGGGCCCGCGGTGTACGCGGTGATGCTGGCACTTGCGCTCTATCTCGTCGTCGCGGCCGGTTGGGAAAACGTGCATTTCGGCTTGGCGTCGGGCCCGCCGAAAACGGGGTTCGCCGCAGCGGCGACGGTGCTCAGCGCGATCGCACTGGTGGTGTCGTACTTCTCGGGTCCCATGCTCAATTTCGGTGACTTCTCCCGATATGGCCGCACCTTCGACGAGGTCAAACGCGGCAATTTCCTGGGATTGCCGTTGAACTTCCTGTTCTTCGCCGTGTTGGCGGTGTGCACGGTGTCGGCCGGCGCAACGGTCATCGGACGCGGCGAGGACGGCGCCATCATCACCGACCCGGTGCTGATCGTGGACAAGATCAACAACACCACCGCGGCGGTGCTGGGCGTGCTCACCTTCGCGATCGCCACCATCGGGATCAACATCGTGGCCAACTTCGTCTCGCCCGCTTTCGATTTCTCCAATCTGGCCCCGACACGGATCAGCTGGCGTGCCGGCGGGATGATCGCGGCGGTCGGCTCGATCCTGATCACGCCCTGGAATCTCTACAACAACCCCAACACCATCCACTACACGCTCGACATTCTCGGCGCCGTGATCGGCCCACTCTTCGGAGTCCTGATCGCCGACTTCTATCTGGTGCGGGGCCGCACGGTCATCGTGGACGATCTGTTCACGCTGTCGCCGTCGGGGGCGTATTACTACCGCGGCGGTATCAACCCGGTCGCGGTGACCGCGACGGTGGTCGGTGCCGCGGTGGCCATTGCGACGGTGATCTGGGGCAGCGCGTATCTGGCCGCCTTTACCTGGTTCGTGGGCGCGGGTATCGGTTTCGCCGTCTATCTCCTCGGCATGCGATACACGCCGCGGCATCTGATTTACGGCCGGTAA
- a CDS encoding nucleotidyltransferase family protein, translating into MQPDTGTGLVIGAVLAAGAGSRYGTPKILAENGRWLELAVAALDRGGCDEIYVTQGAASAEIPLPARGIDVARWRGGVSESVRAVLEVVHPRTDVAGVLIHLVDLPSVGRPVVRAVLHASERRRSALVRATFGGRPGHPVYIGSEHFGRLSSALAGDRGAGPYLAARGDVIEVPCAHLGEGCDHDYRP; encoded by the coding sequence ATGCAACCGGATACCGGCACGGGCCTCGTCATCGGCGCGGTGCTCGCGGCCGGTGCCGGAAGCCGCTACGGCACGCCGAAGATCCTTGCCGAGAACGGGCGCTGGCTCGAACTGGCCGTCGCAGCACTGGATCGGGGCGGTTGCGACGAGATCTATGTGACGCAAGGCGCTGCGTCGGCCGAGATACCTTTGCCCGCACGGGGTATCGACGTCGCGCGGTGGCGCGGCGGCGTGTCGGAATCGGTGCGGGCGGTGCTGGAAGTTGTGCACCCGCGCACAGATGTGGCCGGAGTTCTCATTCATCTGGTGGACCTGCCATCGGTGGGGCGGCCAGTAGTCAGGGCGGTGCTGCACGCCAGTGAGCGCCGCCGATCGGCACTGGTCCGCGCGACATTCGGCGGTCGGCCGGGTCATCCGGTGTACATCGGCTCGGAGCATTTCGGCCGGTTGTCGAGCGCGCTGGCGGGCGACCGGGGAGCCGGGCCATACCTGGCCGCACGCGGCGATGTGATCGAGGTGCCGTGCGCGCATCTCGGCGAGGGTTGCGACCACGATTACCGGCCGTAA